Proteins encoded by one window of Bacteroides intestinalis DSM 17393:
- a CDS encoding aminotransferase class I/II-fold pyridoxal phosphate-dependent enzyme — translation MEKTYHSLKDFELSYGKNAIERANDFQQYIEQLNDFGCKSYWITSHTGIGSTMAIEGFNEPVIAFISNDYLGMSQREETKQAGIDAIKKYGTGACAAQVIGGYLDIHQQLEKEIASFVGQEEAILFSSGFGANAGILRALLGQNDIALIDPYIHTSAMAGLKGTNIKRIGHNDLEYLEKVLKEVKGQYQTKLVIIDGVYSQDGDLSLLPEIITLCKTYETMLMLDDAHGIGVMGANGRGTAEYYNCLGQIDIITGTFSKSFGCVGGFAAASKKIIQYLKFYADSNVFSAAPTPQVTASILKALEIIKKEPQIRTKLWENTNYLRKRLKEEGFDIGKSVSPIFPIMIRDNKKVYEIAKMLQEKGIFTIGIVYPAVRTKEARLRVSVLATHKLEQLESLVNTLNE, via the coding sequence ATGGAAAAAACTTATCATTCATTAAAAGACTTTGAACTATCCTATGGGAAAAATGCTATTGAGAGAGCAAATGATTTCCAGCAGTACATTGAGCAACTAAATGATTTCGGATGTAAAAGCTATTGGATAACTTCACATACAGGTATCGGTTCAACAATGGCAATTGAAGGCTTCAACGAACCTGTTATTGCATTTATTTCTAATGATTATTTAGGTATGTCACAAAGAGAAGAAACTAAACAAGCAGGTATAGATGCTATAAAAAAATATGGAACAGGTGCTTGCGCTGCACAAGTAATAGGTGGTTATCTCGACATACACCAACAGCTAGAGAAAGAAATAGCTTCTTTTGTAGGACAAGAAGAAGCTATTTTATTTTCTTCCGGATTTGGAGCAAATGCCGGAATACTAAGAGCCTTATTGGGTCAAAATGATATTGCATTGATAGACCCTTATATCCACACAAGCGCAATGGCTGGACTAAAAGGAACAAATATAAAACGAATTGGGCATAACGACCTAGAATATTTGGAGAAGGTACTAAAAGAAGTCAAAGGGCAATATCAAACTAAACTTGTAATAATAGATGGTGTATATTCCCAGGATGGGGATTTGTCTTTACTTCCGGAAATTATTACTCTTTGCAAGACTTATGAAACCATGCTGATGTTAGATGATGCACATGGAATAGGAGTAATGGGAGCCAATGGCAGAGGAACAGCTGAATACTATAACTGTTTAGGTCAAATTGATATTATTACTGGCACATTCAGCAAGTCATTTGGTTGCGTAGGGGGATTTGCAGCAGCTTCGAAGAAGATAATACAATACTTGAAATTTTATGCGGACAGCAATGTGTTTTCAGCAGCCCCTACCCCACAAGTCACAGCATCCATACTAAAAGCTTTAGAGATTATAAAAAAAGAACCACAAATAAGAACCAAACTTTGGGAAAATACGAACTATCTTAGAAAACGGTTGAAAGAAGAAGGGTTCGACATAGGAAAATCTGTTTCCCCTATTTTTCCTATTATGATAAGAGATAATAAAAAGGTTTACGAAATTGCTAAAATGTTGCAAGAAAAAGGTATCTTTACAATTGGAATTGTATATCCGGCTGTAAGAACCAAAGAAGCAAGATTAAGGGTCAGCGTTCTTGCCACGCATAAACTTGAACAATTAGAATCTTTAGTCAATACTCTTAATGAGTAA
- the tnpC gene encoding IS66 family transposase: MEEKEILLKTIEGLNASIASLSTTNKNQSEQIKNLQERIRELTAQVAWLNRQLFGRKSEKLRVYDPNMPDLFADEFSGLRQQAEEKRDEAVEKIEKESVEDVKRNRQNRKMIEDLPVLETDTIEPKGVDLSLYRRIGEEITKVVKHKPGMLYVKVIIRPKYALKDSTLLPPAGQKGVEIAPMPLMPVDKCIADTSLLAEILLQKYEYHVPFYRQIQQYRHLGMKGLTESTLDGWFKKTVELLKPLYEELKREVFSCDYVQVDETTVPVINREKHKADKEYLWMVRSVMERLVIFHYDGGSRAGAVIESLANQYNFKGYLQCDGFAGYETAFKANPDVRLLNCLVHIRRHFEQALDENREMAQHALTQIQHIYKIERQCDEAGLSYDERRQKRQELARPIMEAMKVWMETEGIKYSPGSLTGKAITYAYTKWDNIIRCLDDGRLYWDNNLAENVQRPITLSRKNFLFCGNHEATVNMSVICSLLATCKAHEVNPRVYLNDVIAQMPYHKKATQEELLNLLPHKWKLKHPECVLTRQKEESCN; this comes from the coding sequence ATGGAAGAAAAAGAAATTTTACTCAAGACGATAGAAGGGCTGAATGCCTCTATAGCCTCATTGTCTACTACTAATAAGAATCAATCCGAACAGATAAAAAATCTGCAGGAACGTATCAGGGAGTTGACGGCTCAGGTCGCATGGCTGAACCGTCAGCTCTTTGGTCGTAAATCGGAGAAACTTCGCGTATATGATCCTAATATGCCAGATCTCTTTGCCGACGAGTTTTCCGGACTCCGGCAGCAGGCGGAAGAAAAGCGGGACGAGGCTGTGGAAAAGATTGAGAAGGAATCGGTGGAAGACGTAAAACGAAATCGCCAGAACCGCAAAATGATAGAGGACTTGCCCGTATTGGAGACCGATACAATAGAACCGAAAGGCGTAGACTTGTCTTTATACCGTAGAATAGGCGAAGAGATAACAAAAGTCGTCAAGCACAAGCCGGGAATGCTTTACGTCAAGGTGATCATCCGTCCCAAATATGCTCTCAAGGATAGTACCCTGCTTCCTCCGGCCGGACAGAAAGGCGTAGAGATAGCTCCCATGCCGCTAATGCCGGTCGACAAGTGCATCGCTGACACCAGCCTGCTTGCCGAAATATTGCTTCAGAAGTATGAATATCATGTCCCGTTCTACCGTCAGATACAGCAATACCGCCATCTTGGAATGAAAGGTCTGACCGAAAGTACACTGGACGGCTGGTTCAAGAAAACCGTAGAATTGCTTAAGCCTCTGTATGAAGAACTCAAACGTGAAGTCTTCTCCTGTGATTATGTACAGGTGGACGAGACTACAGTTCCGGTCATCAACAGGGAAAAGCACAAGGCCGACAAGGAATATCTCTGGATGGTAAGATCAGTCATGGAGAGACTGGTCATCTTTCATTACGACGGAGGCTCACGGGCCGGAGCGGTCATCGAATCCCTGGCAAATCAATATAACTTCAAGGGATATCTTCAATGTGACGGTTTTGCAGGTTATGAAACAGCCTTCAAGGCCAACCCCGACGTGCGGCTGCTCAACTGTCTGGTGCATATACGTCGTCATTTTGAGCAGGCTTTGGATGAAAACAGGGAGATGGCCCAACATGCACTGACTCAGATACAGCATATCTATAAAATAGAACGTCAGTGTGACGAAGCCGGCCTGTCATATGATGAGCGCAGACAGAAGCGTCAGGAGCTGGCCCGGCCAATCATGGAGGCAATGAAGGTATGGATGGAGACAGAAGGGATTAAATACAGTCCAGGTTCTTTGACAGGCAAGGCCATTACATATGCCTATACCAAATGGGATAATATTATAAGATGCCTGGACGATGGTCGCCTGTACTGGGATAACAATCTGGCGGAAAACGTCCAACGCCCCATCACTCTGAGCAGAAAAAATTTTCTCTTCTGTGGTAATCACGAAGCTACGGTTAATATGTCTGTCATATGTTCTCTGCTGGCCACATGTAAGGCGCACGAGGTAAATCCCAGAGTATACCTGAACGATGTTATCGCACAAATGCCTTATCACAAGAAGGCAACCCAAGAAGAACTTTTGAATCTACTTCCACATAAATGGAAGTTGAAACATCCGGAATGTGTACTGACAAGGCAAAAGGAGGAATCTTGTAACTGA
- the tnpB gene encoding IS66 family insertion sequence element accessory protein TnpB (TnpB, as the term is used for proteins encoded by IS66 family insertion elements, is considered an accessory protein, since TnpC, encoded by a neighboring gene, is a DDE family transposase.), whose protein sequence is MFNLNDTMRYFLCPGRTDMRKGISSLCGVVHEKMNSEVRNGDVFIFIGSSRRLMKLLHAEDGGMVMYVKRLEAGHFKLPEYDPKSNSYPMEWRDLVMMVEGIQENPEQRLRRLRAERKEYHV, encoded by the coding sequence ATGTTTAACCTGAACGACACGATGCGCTACTTCCTGTGTCCTGGCAGGACAGATATGCGCAAAGGTATCAGTTCGCTATGCGGAGTGGTACATGAGAAGATGAACAGTGAAGTGAGGAACGGTGATGTCTTCATCTTCATCGGTTCCAGCCGCAGGCTCATGAAACTGCTTCATGCCGAAGACGGAGGTATGGTAATGTATGTAAAACGTCTGGAGGCCGGTCACTTCAAGCTGCCGGAGTATGATCCCAAATCAAACAGCTATCCTATGGAATGGCGCGACCTGGTGATGATGGTTGAAGGCATACAGGAAAACCCGGAACAGAGGCTCCGGCGGTTAAGAGCCGAACGTAAGGAATACCATGTATAA
- the tnpA gene encoding IS66 family insertion sequence element accessory protein TnpA, with the protein MNRQEFEELELQVQQSELPLKSYLQQIGVSYSTYHYWRRKCSVDRSSIKHELTPISFKQAFTESSQEEQLPHGVALLFPNGLRAHFGNGSEEILMELLTQSLRGGHV; encoded by the coding sequence ATGAACAGACAAGAATTTGAAGAATTAGAATTGCAGGTGCAACAAAGCGAGCTGCCGTTGAAGTCGTACCTTCAACAGATAGGTGTAAGTTATTCAACCTATCACTACTGGCGTAGAAAATGTTCCGTTGACAGGAGCAGTATCAAACACGAGTTGACTCCTATCAGTTTTAAACAGGCATTTACGGAGTCTTCCCAAGAAGAACAATTGCCGCATGGTGTTGCACTGCTGTTTCCTAATGGCCTTCGTGCCCACTTCGGGAACGGTTCTGAAGAGATACTGATGGAATTATTGACCCAAAGTCTTCGAGGCGGCCATGTTTAA
- a CDS encoding TetR/AcrR family transcriptional regulator, whose amino-acid sequence MKERRKRRSAKDIKESIINAATHLIETEGFSNLTVTGIMRQAEIEPVQFYNRYDDLNKFIDEYVKKYDYWFSDIVKSQKQSSNDKALYMNILVGLFQSLSENKIMQELLKWELANNNETSQRTAQLRELHTLPLCQKFSNIFSNTDIDIVTISALIIGGIYYLILHDKLSTFSGIDLKKESDKQKVIKAISKLSDILFTFIPSSITKENIDIIIKMREDNIPVEKIAYYTGIPKEIIVSI is encoded by the coding sequence ATGAAAGAAAGGAGAAAGCGAAGAAGTGCCAAAGACATAAAGGAAAGCATTATTAATGCGGCAACCCATTTAATTGAAACTGAAGGATTTTCTAATCTAACAGTTACAGGTATTATGCGACAAGCTGAAATTGAGCCTGTACAATTCTATAACAGATATGATGATTTGAATAAGTTCATTGACGAGTATGTAAAAAAATACGACTATTGGTTTAGCGATATTGTAAAATCACAAAAACAATCTAGTAACGATAAAGCACTATATATGAACATTCTTGTAGGTTTATTTCAATCTTTATCAGAAAATAAAATCATGCAAGAACTTCTAAAATGGGAACTAGCTAATAACAATGAAACTAGTCAACGTACCGCTCAACTACGGGAATTGCACACGTTACCTTTATGCCAAAAATTCTCAAACATATTCTCCAATACAGATATTGACATTGTAACTATATCTGCACTAATAATAGGAGGAATATATTATCTTATTTTGCATGATAAACTTTCAACTTTCAGTGGAATAGACTTAAAAAAAGAATCTGACAAACAAAAAGTTATTAAGGCTATAAGCAAATTGTCAGACATTTTATTTACGTTTATACCTTCTTCTATTACTAAAGAAAATATTGATATTATAATAAAAATGAGAGAAGATAATATTCCTGTAGAAAAAATAGCATATTATACAGGAATCCCTAAAGAAATTATTGTTTCTATCTAA
- a CDS encoding ParA family protein has translation MIILFGNQKGGCGKTTNCIQFANYLVEKGKEVLVLDLDFQRSLSDRRKEDIATYDNEPKYEVIQTDISNVAKIISDFTKVEQGNLLIDLPGKIDDDALGTILKAADIIICPFKYDKFTMDSTGFFIQVLQYLNVKAKIFFLPNNMRTAVRYETKEQVVDILKQVGFVTDEIPASVAMERINTLAISNECIDKVKNAYDYIIQEGAIK, from the coding sequence ATGATAATATTATTTGGGAATCAGAAAGGCGGTTGTGGTAAAACGACTAATTGCATACAATTTGCCAACTATCTAGTAGAAAAAGGAAAAGAAGTTCTAGTATTGGATTTAGATTTTCAGCGTTCATTATCGGATAGAAGAAAAGAAGATATTGCGACCTATGATAATGAACCTAAATATGAGGTTATACAAACCGATATATCTAATGTTGCTAAAATTATTAGTGATTTTACTAAGGTTGAGCAAGGAAATCTATTAATAGATTTGCCTGGTAAGATTGATGATGATGCTCTGGGAACTATTCTTAAAGCTGCGGATATAATAATATGCCCATTTAAATACGATAAATTTACAATGGATAGTACAGGTTTTTTTATCCAAGTGTTACAGTATTTAAATGTAAAAGCTAAAATATTCTTTTTACCTAACAATATGAGAACTGCGGTAAGATATGAAACAAAAGAACAGGTAGTTGATATTCTTAAGCAAGTTGGTTTTGTTACAGATGAAATACCAGCTTCTGTTGCTATGGAACGTATAAATACATTAGCAATTAGTAATGAGTGTATTGATAAGGTGAAGAATGCTTATGATTATATCATTCAAGAAGGAGCAATAAAATAA
- a CDS encoding relaxase/mobilization nuclease domain-containing protein, with protein sequence MVVVVLKAATSFAGIDYNERKNEEGKSELLVAENFAMNPDNLKKSDYIAYMESVCRTNPAVKAKQFHVVISCKGREYSAEDLKNVALQYINKMGYGNNPYMIYFHSDTENNHVHIVSTRVQKNGQKVKDNMEAVRSQKVINQIMNVDLALKAKDDISKYMEFSFSTVQQYKLLLEQSGWKLREKDGLLILYKGGEKHASIQLEQIKDKAKQYTPDEERRKQITALLFKYKQGLSYTELQTLMKDKFGINLVFHTGKGHTKPYGYTLIDYRNKRVLKGGEVMDLKELLVEPNKQAKVEHCNSIINLLLKDGTKYTMDSFKKLMLDYGYRFSMNGTIFINGDDKALLVLDKKLLKELRYNSRVYEANKFNVATLKEAELLSRIYHVKKDDILIQEHMDKKNTVYTDMINSYLAHSSDLHSTLREKGILFVEDDNLVYLIDKKNKVIVSTDDLGINIIKDGYSKDRITLVTLDKMERINVEQDSELARGFNLIDAICDILSQHINVQQDKSPNRKKKRGQQQN encoded by the coding sequence ATGGTAGTAGTAGTTTTAAAAGCGGCAACTTCTTTCGCTGGTATTGATTATAATGAGCGAAAGAATGAGGAAGGCAAGAGTGAACTTCTTGTTGCAGAAAATTTTGCTATGAATCCAGATAATTTGAAGAAGTCGGATTATATAGCTTATATGGAATCTGTCTGTAGGACTAATCCAGCGGTCAAGGCAAAACAATTTCATGTAGTGATTTCATGTAAGGGGCGTGAATATTCGGCAGAGGATTTGAAAAATGTAGCTTTGCAATATATAAATAAAATGGGTTATGGAAATAATCCTTATATGATATATTTTCATTCTGATACAGAAAATAATCATGTACATATTGTTTCTACACGAGTACAGAAGAACGGACAGAAGGTAAAAGATAATATGGAAGCTGTGCGCTCACAGAAAGTCATAAATCAAATAATGAATGTTGATTTAGCTTTGAAGGCTAAAGATGATATTTCAAAATACATGGAGTTTTCTTTTTCTACAGTGCAGCAATATAAGTTGTTACTTGAACAATCAGGATGGAAATTAAGAGAAAAGGATGGATTATTAATTTTGTATAAGGGTGGTGAAAAGCACGCTTCAATTCAATTAGAGCAGATAAAAGATAAAGCTAAACAATATACACCTGATGAAGAAAGAAGAAAACAGATAACAGCTCTTTTATTTAAATATAAGCAAGGACTTTCCTATACAGAACTTCAAACTTTGATGAAAGATAAGTTTGGTATAAATTTAGTCTTTCATACAGGAAAAGGACATACTAAACCTTATGGATATACATTAATTGATTATAGAAATAAGAGAGTTTTGAAAGGTGGGGAAGTTATGGATTTGAAGGAACTTTTAGTAGAGCCTAATAAACAAGCAAAAGTTGAACACTGTAATAGTATAATTAATCTTCTTTTGAAAGATGGAACAAAATATACAATGGATAGTTTCAAGAAATTAATGTTAGATTACGGTTATAGGTTTTCAATGAATGGCACAATATTTATAAATGGTGATGATAAGGCTTTATTGGTTCTTGATAAAAAACTGTTGAAAGAACTTAGATATAATAGCAGAGTGTATGAAGCAAATAAATTTAATGTTGCTACACTTAAAGAAGCCGAGTTGTTAAGTAGAATTTATCATGTGAAAAAAGATGATATTTTGATTCAAGAGCATATGGATAAAAAAAATACTGTCTATACTGATATGATAAATAGTTATTTGGCTCATAGTTCAGATTTACATTCTACATTAAGAGAAAAAGGAATTCTTTTTGTTGAAGATGATAATTTAGTTTATCTAATAGATAAAAAGAATAAAGTAATCGTAAGTACTGATGATTTAGGAATCAATATTATAAAAGATGGCTATAGTAAAGATAGGATTACTCTAGTTACTCTTGATAAGATGGAAAGAATAAATGTTGAACAAGATTCAGAACTGGCAAGGGGATTTAATCTGATTGATGCTATTTGTGATATTCTTAGCCAGCATATAAATGTACAGCAAGATAAATCTCCTAATAGGAAAAAGAAAAGAGGACAGCAACAAAATTAA
- a CDS encoding plasmid mobilization protein — MKANKRDRIVKVRLTNLEYEELTKASKSSKCMSDYFRQRVFRKGVGLIDPKEFIRSMDEICLEMKRIGNNINQLARYVNIHKEEVNQEVLNEVEKKMADYVIMQDKLNVTWRKLMSIK, encoded by the coding sequence ATGAAAGCAAATAAAAGAGATAGAATAGTGAAAGTTCGCTTAACGAATTTAGAATATGAAGAACTAACTAAAGCTTCTAAATCTAGCAAATGTATGTCAGATTATTTTAGACAGAGAGTCTTTAGGAAAGGAGTTGGTCTTATTGACCCTAAAGAATTTATTCGTTCGATGGATGAAATTTGTTTGGAAATGAAACGTATAGGAAATAATATAAATCAGTTGGCTAGGTATGTAAATATTCATAAGGAAGAAGTTAATCAAGAGGTTCTTAATGAGGTAGAAAAGAAAATGGCAGACTATGTAATTATGCAAGATAAATTGAATGTTACTTGGCGTAAGTTGATGTCAATCAAATAA